Below is a genomic region from Ammonifex degensii KC4.
AGGGCGGGCAAAAAAGCAGGAGGGAGGTAGACAAGATGAGCAAAATCGAGGAACTGCGCGGCGCGATCGAGGAGGTCTTCGCCACGCCCCGGGAGCTGGAGGAGGCCCTGCGGCGGGCCAGGGAGGAGAGCGGCGCGGAGAAGGTCGGGATAGCGCCGGACACCTACCTCCACCGGTGGTCCGGGAAGGGGTTCATCTACCGGCTCCACATCCGGAGAACTCGATTTACGACCAGGCTGGACCCGGAGGACGTGGGGCTGGACCCGCACGACCCGGAGCACCGGAGGCTACTGGAGGAGTATGTGACCCTGGGAGAAAAGCACCTGCTCCCGAAGGGGATCCTGCGGCGGCTCGACCGCGTCGAGAAGCAGATGCGGCGGCTGCTGGCGGAGAAGTACGGGATCCCCACCGCGGTCGGGTACTTCGTGCCGTTCAAGAACGTGCCGGAGTTCCTGGCGGAGCTGCGGGAGCTCGAGGGCGAGTACCTGGGAGTCCGCGACGAGATCCTCAGGGACTACGATGCGCTGAAGGCCCGAGCCGAGGAGTTCTACCGGAGGCACGCGGAGGAGCTCTTCCGCCGCCTGGGTAAGGCGCCGGTGCCGGTGGTGGTGGAGAAGCTGGTCTCCACCACGATGGCGGCCTTCCCCAGCAAGGAGAGGATAAGGGAGAGCTTCCGGGTGGAGCTGGAGGCCGACCTGCTGGTCTCCACGGAGTTCGTGGAGAAGCAGCGCGCCAGGCTGGAGCTCTTGCGGAAGCAGGAGGAGCTGCTGCGCCGGGAGCTGGAGCTGGAAGAGCAGCGCTTGAGTGCCGAGGAGAGGATGCAGCGCCAGCTGGAGCTCGAGCGCCTGCGGGTGGAGCGGGAGGTCATCAGGCAGGCGGTCGAGCAGAAGGCGCGGGCGCTGAAGGAACAGGTGGAAGGGCTCTTCTCCGACCTGGCCGGGGCCGCCTACGGCGTGCTGTACGACGCCGTGAAGAGCGTGCAGAGGGCCCTGGAGGGCCGGAGGGAGGTCGGC
It encodes:
- a CDS encoding DUF3150 domain-containing protein; protein product: MSKIEELRGAIEEVFATPRELEEALRRAREESGAEKVGIAPDTYLHRWSGKGFIYRLHIRRTRFTTRLDPEDVGLDPHDPEHRRLLEEYVTLGEKHLLPKGILRRLDRVEKQMRRLLAEKYGIPTAVGYFVPFKNVPEFLAELRELEGEYLGVRDEILRDYDALKARAEEFYRRHAEELFRRLGKAPVPVVVEKLVSTTMAAFPSKERIRESFRVELEADLLVSTEFVEKQRARLELLRKQEELLRRELELEEQRLSAEERMQRQLELERLRVEREVIRQAVEQKARALKEQVEGLFSDLAGAAYGVLYDAVKSVQRALEGRREVGQALAARLRDLAEKIRLLAVEDTEEIRSLVEELKRLAVPEKSADQVREALGELRYRAASVLVTLPCVPRALRDRGVSMEEIKLDLENVPVRRPRQTQIELADVLPDAGGVPVRRPRAL